The following coding sequences are from one Culex quinquefasciatus strain JHB chromosome 1, VPISU_Cqui_1.0_pri_paternal, whole genome shotgun sequence window:
- the LOC6040877 gene encoding LOW QUALITY PROTEIN: cyclin-dependent kinase 20 (The sequence of the model RefSeq protein was modified relative to this genomic sequence to represent the inferred CDS: inserted 1 base in 1 codon; deleted 1 base in 1 codon) has product MDDYMPPRYQMLGRIGEGXHGVVVKARDLSNDDKIVAIKKLTLRTKHGWIAPCAIREIKVLQNSQCENILSLLDMYPDLSGMSLVFEYMPHTLYSRMKDEEHPLSRGETRRFMAMLLNGLQYLHGLRIMHRDIKPANLLIDSKDVLKIADFGLARLFNDQDPTKVYSPQVATRWYRAPEILWGCQTYGPSIDLWAAGCVFAEMLRGVPLFSGATDIEQLALVVRTLGTPNLKDWPEVRSLPDYNKIRFPNAKGERWEDIFPSCTTKCEIGLVDGLVRYNPSRRFTAEEAMQHPYFTEGDTSDHQQQHQHHSKRVELS; this is encoded by the exons ATGGACGATTACATGCCCCCGCGGTATCAGATGCTGGGTCGCATTGGCGAAG TTCACGGGGTGGTGGTGAAGGCCCGGGACCTCAGCAACGACGACAAGATTGTGGCCATCAAAAAGCTGACGCTGCGGACCAAGCACGGCTGGATTGCGCCGTGCGCCATCCGGGAGATTAAGGTGCTGCAGAACTCGCAGTGCGAAAAT ATTCTCTCCCTCCTCGACATGTATCCGGACTTGTCCGGAATGTCCCTAGTGTTCGAGTACATGCCCCACACGCTGTACAGCCGGATGAAGGACGAAGAGCATCCGTTGTCCCGGGGCGAAACGCGTCGCTTCATGGCCATGCTGCTCAACGGGCTCCAGTATCTGCACGGACTCCGGATCATGCACCGGGACATTAAACCCGCCAATCTCCTGATCGACAGCAAGGACGTGCTGAAAATCGCCGATTTCGGCCTCGCCCGACTCTTCAACGACCAGGACCCCACAAAGGTCTACAGCCCGCAGGTCGCAACTCGGTGGTACCGCGCGCCGGAGATTCTTTGGGGCTGCCAGACGTACGGGCCGTCGATAGATTTGTGGGCCGCCGGGTGTGTT TTTGCGGAGATGCTCCGAGGAGTGCCGCTGTTTTCCGGTGCTACCGATATCGAGCAGTTGGCGCTGGTGGTGCGCACGCTGGGGACGCCGAATCTGAAGGATTGGCCCGAGGTGCGCAGTTTGCCGGACTATAACAAGATCAGGTTTCCCAATGCGAAGGGCGAACGGTGGGAGGACATCTTTCCCAGCTGTACGACCAAGTGTGAGATCGGGCTGGTCGACGGGTTGGTGCGGTACAATCCGAGTAGGCGGTTCACGGCGGAGGAG GCCATGCAACATCCTTACTTTACCGAGGGAGACACTTCCGaccaccagcaacagcaccagcACCACAGCAAGAGAGTTGaattgagttga